The following are encoded together in the Arcticibacterium luteifluviistationis genome:
- a CDS encoding TonB-dependent receptor: MVFSTTSLFAQNGTLTGKILSEQGEGISFASIVLENNSQGFQADENGNFTANSLKAGKISLSVSSIGFIKQRVNTEILDGQSTALEIILRAAASSLDEVVVTGTMKEVSRLETPVPVEIYTPQFFKRNPTPNIFEALQNVNGVRPQLNCNVCNTGDIHINGLEGPYTMILLDGMPIVSGLSTVYGLSGIPNSLIERVEVVKGPASSLYGSEAVGGLINIITKSPLKADKFSVDVMATNWQELNVDLGFTQAIGSKIQTLTGINYYNYQNPIDNNGDNFTDVTLQQRVSLFHKWNVKHSGDKYFNIAARYFYENRWGGEMDWTSTFRGGTEKYGESIYTKRWEVLGKYELPTKEKLALTFSYNNHDQDSYYGDLPYFAKQNIGFVQMTWDKSLKKHDLLSGIAARHTFYDDNTPATASPENIDITKPENSLLPGIFVQDEITLDEKQKVLLGYRFDYHQKHGGIHTPRVAYKYNLNKLNIVRLNVGTGFRVVNLFTEDHAALTGARKVDILSELKPEKSINANLNYMGKFFTRNSGFIGVDFTAFYTHFNNRIVPDYITDPQRIIYDNLDGYAVSKGISANLDFNFANGLKILTGATLMDNTIVENGVTERPLLTEHFSGTWSASYTIPTINLTVDYTGNLYGPMDLPVLGAKDPRSDTSPWWSIQNIQFTYSPKSSSLEVYGGIKNLLNFTPAANSIARSFDPFDKQVTFNDAGDVVATANNPYALTFDPSYVYAPNQGIRGFFGVRWALD; this comes from the coding sequence ATGGTCTTTAGCACCACTAGCCTTTTTGCCCAAAATGGTACATTAACAGGTAAAATTCTTTCCGAACAAGGCGAAGGCATATCTTTTGCCTCCATAGTTTTAGAAAACAATAGCCAAGGTTTCCAGGCAGACGAAAACGGAAACTTCACGGCTAACAGCCTAAAAGCTGGCAAAATATCACTCAGTGTAAGCTCTATTGGTTTTATCAAGCAGCGTGTCAATACCGAAATTCTGGATGGACAAAGCACCGCCTTAGAAATCATACTAAGAGCAGCGGCATCATCTTTAGATGAAGTAGTGGTAACAGGTACTATGAAAGAAGTAAGCCGATTGGAAACACCGGTACCGGTTGAAATTTACACGCCACAATTTTTCAAAAGAAACCCAACACCTAACATTTTTGAGGCTTTGCAAAACGTAAACGGTGTAAGGCCGCAGCTAAACTGCAATGTCTGCAACACGGGCGACATACACATTAACGGCCTAGAAGGACCATACACCATGATTTTACTAGACGGCATGCCTATCGTCAGTGGCTTGTCTACTGTTTATGGACTGTCTGGAATTCCTAATTCTTTGATTGAGCGTGTAGAGGTGGTGAAAGGCCCTGCATCTTCTTTATACGGTAGCGAAGCCGTGGGTGGATTGATTAATATCATTACCAAATCGCCTTTAAAAGCAGACAAGTTTTCTGTAGATGTGATGGCGACCAACTGGCAAGAACTGAACGTAGATTTAGGTTTCACACAAGCCATTGGCTCCAAAATCCAAACTTTGACGGGTATTAATTACTATAACTATCAAAACCCAATTGATAATAATGGTGATAATTTCACAGACGTCACTTTACAGCAGCGTGTTTCTTTATTTCACAAATGGAACGTAAAACACAGCGGAGATAAATACTTCAACATAGCCGCCAGATACTTTTATGAAAACAGGTGGGGTGGCGAAATGGACTGGACCAGTACTTTTAGAGGTGGAACAGAAAAATATGGAGAAAGCATTTATACCAAAAGATGGGAGGTGCTAGGGAAATACGAGTTGCCAACAAAAGAGAAACTCGCCTTGACTTTCTCTTATAATAACCACGACCAAGATTCCTACTACGGAGACCTTCCTTACTTTGCGAAACAGAACATCGGTTTTGTGCAAATGACTTGGGACAAATCTCTCAAAAAACATGATTTACTTTCGGGAATAGCCGCTCGCCATACTTTCTATGACGACAATACACCGGCAACGGCTTCCCCAGAAAATATAGACATCACTAAACCTGAAAACAGCCTTTTGCCTGGCATTTTCGTTCAAGACGAAATCACCTTAGACGAAAAGCAAAAAGTGCTTTTAGGTTATAGATTTGACTACCATCAAAAACATGGAGGCATTCACACCCCAAGAGTAGCTTATAAATACAATCTGAATAAACTTAACATAGTCAGGCTAAATGTAGGCACTGGCTTTAGAGTGGTCAATCTTTTTACAGAAGACCATGCTGCTCTCACAGGAGCTAGAAAAGTAGATATATTAAGCGAACTAAAACCAGAAAAAAGCATAAATGCCAACCTAAACTACATGGGTAAGTTTTTTACTAGAAACAGTGGCTTCATTGGTGTAGACTTTACGGCTTTTTATACACATTTCAATAATAGAATAGTGCCAGATTATATCACAGACCCGCAAAGAATAATCTATGATAACCTAGACGGTTATGCCGTTTCAAAAGGAATATCGGCCAATCTAGACTTCAATTTTGCAAACGGATTAAAAATATTAACAGGTGCCACACTTATGGATAATACTATAGTAGAAAATGGTGTTACCGAGAGACCTTTACTAACGGAGCACTTTAGCGGAACATGGTCTGCCTCTTACACCATACCTACCATAAATCTTACTGTAGATTATACTGGAAACCTTTATGGGCCTATGGACTTACCAGTACTTGGGGCTAAAGACCCAAGGTCTGACACCTCGCCATGGTGGAGCATTCAGAACATTCAGTTTACGTATTCGCCAAAGAGCTCTTCTCTTGAGGTGTACGGAGGCATAAAAAACTTGCTAAATTTTACGCCTGCGGCAAATAGCATTGCACGCTCTTTTGACCCATTTGACAAACAAGTAACGTTCAATGATGCCGGTGATGTGGTAGCTACAGCAAATAATCCTTACGCATTAACCTTTGACCCAAGTTATGTTTATGCTCCGAATCAGGGTATCAGAGGTTTCTTTGGAGTTAGGTGGGCATTGGATTAG
- a CDS encoding OmpA family protein — protein sequence MYKILSMILLFGVQNALAQVTPNPKVTKKSTQDTFINKIEITDDYTVVSMQYVSKSPKEALKDYLNNNPKEKEQLGRMSPMMRDMLLQQMMGGMGGSTISIQPTSFLRSKDGQEFEFIKASNIPVAPERLDVAADKKYFFKVFFEKLSPGIKSVDLVEGPNDERDGFQYWNFYGVEVNNPAVGEEEQVMALLPTAKEFIMSGKVYDAATDKPISAKITCIIDGDNVPFDSVMTSRTGYYEFLVKPDAYVYKIEAEGYAVTTENMNLSKVTKSFDRDIFLEPLVEEIPKEEVAEVIEEPVEEEELEAVDENTFRLNNVYFPLGKAEILENSHRELAKVVKMMNENQEMKIRVDGHTDNQGDSRLNLILSMDRAKNVRDYLISEGIDAERITFKGWGDTKPLETNQSKEQRQKNRRVEIVIINE from the coding sequence ATGTATAAGATACTGTCAATGATTTTATTATTTGGCGTACAAAATGCACTGGCACAAGTTACGCCGAATCCAAAAGTTACAAAAAAGTCTACCCAAGATACCTTTATAAATAAGATAGAAATTACGGATGATTATACGGTTGTTTCTATGCAGTATGTCAGTAAATCTCCCAAAGAAGCTTTAAAGGATTATTTGAATAATAATCCCAAAGAAAAAGAGCAGCTAGGCAGAATGAGTCCTATGATGCGTGATATGTTGTTACAGCAAATGATGGGGGGAATGGGAGGAAGTACCATTAGTATTCAGCCGACGTCTTTTTTACGGTCAAAAGATGGACAGGAGTTTGAATTTATAAAGGCAAGCAACATTCCTGTAGCACCCGAAAGGTTAGATGTAGCTGCTGACAAAAAGTATTTTTTCAAAGTGTTTTTTGAAAAGCTATCGCCAGGAATTAAATCAGTGGACTTGGTAGAAGGTCCAAATGATGAACGTGATGGTTTTCAATATTGGAATTTTTATGGCGTGGAGGTTAATAACCCTGCGGTAGGAGAGGAAGAGCAGGTTATGGCTCTATTGCCCACTGCCAAAGAGTTTATCATGAGTGGAAAGGTTTATGATGCTGCCACAGATAAGCCTATTTCCGCTAAAATTACCTGTATTATAGATGGGGATAATGTGCCTTTTGATTCGGTGATGACATCTAGAACTGGTTACTATGAGTTTTTAGTAAAACCTGATGCCTATGTTTATAAGATAGAAGCGGAAGGTTACGCTGTCACTACAGAAAATATGAACCTTAGTAAGGTTACTAAATCATTTGATAGAGACATATTTTTAGAGCCTTTGGTAGAAGAAATTCCAAAGGAAGAGGTAGCTGAAGTGATAGAAGAACCTGTTGAAGAGGAAGAGTTAGAAGCAGTGGATGAAAATACCTTCCGATTAAATAATGTTTATTTCCCGTTGGGTAAAGCTGAGATATTAGAAAATTCTCATAGGGAATTGGCCAAAGTGGTGAAGATGATGAACGAAAACCAGGAAATGAAAATAAGGGTGGATGGTCATACGGATAATCAAGGAGATAGCCGTTTAAATTTGATACTGTCTATGGACAGGGCAAAGAATGTAAGAGATTATTTGATTTCAGAAGGTATAGATGCAGAGCGAATTACATTCAAAGGTTGGGGAGATACAAAACCCCTTGAAACGAATCAATCGAAAGAACAACGTCAAAAAAATAGACGTGTGGAAATTGTCATTATAAATGAATAG
- the gloA2 gene encoding SMU1112c/YaeR family gloxylase I-like metalloprotein codes for MELKKLHHVAIIASNYQLSKAFYTEVLSLEIIKETYRESRDSYKLDLGLNGEYIIELFSFPNPPERVSRPEAAGLRHLAFEVGDIEKSIKELETKGVSCEPIRIDEITGKRFTFFADPDDLPLEFYEV; via the coding sequence ATGGAATTAAAGAAATTACATCACGTTGCCATCATTGCTTCCAATTATCAGTTGTCAAAGGCATTTTATACCGAAGTGCTTAGCTTAGAAATAATTAAAGAAACTTATAGAGAATCACGAGATTCTTACAAATTAGATTTAGGCTTAAACGGCGAATATATTATTGAGCTGTTTTCTTTTCCCAATCCTCCTGAAAGAGTTTCAAGACCGGAAGCAGCAGGTTTAAGGCATCTAGCTTTTGAGGTGGGCGATATTGAAAAATCTATTAAAGAATTAGAAACAAAAGGTGTAAGCTGTGAGCCAATCAGAATTGACGAAATAACAGGAAAGCGATTCACATTTTTCGCCGATCCAGATGATTTACCTTTGGAATTTTATGAGGTTTAG
- a CDS encoding potassium channel family protein: MKYIVIGLGNFGSTLSTRLTAIGHEVFGVDNSLEIVEQLKNKVTHTICLDSSKPGALNSLPIQEADQIIVAIGEDVGASILTTALLKQHNAKSIISRAINPLHQTVLESIGIETIFNPEKIAAEQFAKQLELSGVLESFDLSDHCSILEIEVPKRYLGRTADNIDFFSTYGLKLIAVKRYETKKNIIGMMSKFASVNMNLDPEHEFDESDILVMMGNIKDFQKMIGSDL, encoded by the coding sequence ATGAAATACATTGTTATAGGTTTAGGGAATTTTGGGTCAACGCTCAGCACTCGTCTGACAGCCATAGGTCATGAGGTTTTTGGGGTAGATAATAGTTTAGAGATAGTAGAGCAACTTAAAAATAAAGTTACCCATACCATTTGTTTGGATTCTTCAAAACCAGGGGCATTAAATTCACTTCCTATTCAAGAGGCCGACCAAATAATTGTGGCTATTGGTGAAGATGTAGGAGCTTCGATATTGACTACGGCCCTTCTAAAACAGCATAATGCTAAGTCTATTATAAGTAGGGCTATAAATCCACTGCACCAAACGGTTTTAGAGTCCATTGGTATTGAAACTATTTTTAATCCTGAGAAAATTGCAGCTGAGCAGTTTGCGAAGCAACTGGAATTAAGTGGTGTTTTAGAGTCTTTCGATTTGTCAGACCATTGCAGTATTTTGGAGATTGAAGTACCAAAAAGGTACTTAGGCCGAACAGCCGATAATATTGACTTTTTTAGCACTTACGGTTTAAAATTGATAGCGGTAAAACGTTATGAGACTAAAAAGAACATCATAGGTATGATGAGTAAGTTTGCTTCGGTTAATATGAATCTAGACCCGGAGCATGAGTTCGACGAGTCAGATATTTTGGTGATGATGGGTAATATCAAAGATTTTCAAAAAATGATTGGTAGTGATTTGTGA
- a CDS encoding TrkH family potassium uptake protein: MKLKHYLVDFWDKLILIREKVVKRIDWAIFGALLLAFALVIYQIAFPKELAVENWVDTILIDIPIVVMFLYFIKWVLQNFIRKRIKLLDRTHLPDLIFAGLLYLFLYLKGNFELINQNWFLYILLSVFFVVRLMREGTIFGGRGMTPSVLFVVSFIMLILVGTAILLIPDVSSQKISFIDALFTATSAVCVTGLTVVDTSTTFTGIGQDMLLVLIQIGGLGLMTFTNFFAILFKGGMSFRNHLILSDIIQTDKPNSLFSTLLKIMSYTLVIELIGVFFIHLTSNETFFTSSYDSWMFSVFHSISAFCNAGFSTLPDGLFNGGFRYNYPFQLVICVLVILGGIGFPVVIDLYDTFKKLIKSLIGWLFFKKRFIFMARNLNVHSRLVLTSTGVLLALGTVLYFITEYNNSLQPHPTLYGKVVQSFFGSVTPRTAGFNTVDMGGLMQGTILIYLLLMWIGASPSSTGGGIKTTTFTIAISNIVALAKGKERVDLFKREISSSSIHRAFAVIFLSLLIIGMAVFLISTFEPQQELTKIAFECFSAYSTVGLSMNLTPQLGTASKLVLIVTMFLGRVGMFTLLFGVFKKIQSSSYQYPKENVLII; this comes from the coding sequence GTGAAATTAAAACACTACCTGGTTGACTTCTGGGATAAGCTTATTCTCATAAGAGAAAAAGTGGTTAAAAGGATAGACTGGGCCATTTTTGGTGCACTCTTATTGGCATTTGCATTGGTGATTTATCAAATAGCATTTCCAAAAGAGTTAGCCGTAGAAAACTGGGTAGATACCATTCTGATAGATATCCCGATTGTGGTGATGTTTTTGTATTTTATCAAATGGGTTCTTCAGAATTTCATTCGAAAAAGAATTAAACTTCTTGACAGAACACATCTTCCAGACTTGATTTTTGCAGGTCTTTTATACCTCTTTTTATACTTGAAAGGAAATTTTGAGCTGATAAACCAAAACTGGTTTCTCTATATCTTACTCAGTGTATTTTTTGTGGTAAGACTAATGCGAGAAGGTACCATTTTTGGAGGAAGAGGCATGACGCCATCGGTGCTTTTTGTAGTTAGTTTTATAATGTTGATTTTGGTAGGAACGGCCATTCTGCTTATTCCTGATGTATCTTCACAGAAAATATCTTTCATTGACGCTCTTTTTACAGCCACCAGTGCGGTATGTGTAACGGGCCTTACTGTGGTAGACACCTCCACCACCTTTACGGGCATTGGTCAAGATATGCTTTTGGTTCTCATTCAGATAGGAGGTTTGGGTTTGATGACTTTTACTAACTTTTTCGCTATACTTTTTAAAGGAGGCATGTCTTTTAGAAATCATCTTATCTTGAGCGATATTATTCAGACAGATAAGCCAAATTCGCTATTTTCTACCTTGCTGAAAATCATGAGTTATACTTTAGTGATTGAGCTAATAGGTGTATTTTTTATTCATCTTACTAGTAATGAGACCTTCTTTACTAGCTCTTACGACTCTTGGATGTTTTCCGTTTTTCATTCTATTTCAGCGTTTTGTAATGCTGGCTTTAGCACCTTGCCAGATGGTCTTTTTAATGGCGGATTTAGATATAATTATCCTTTTCAGTTAGTCATTTGTGTACTTGTGATTTTAGGTGGTATTGGTTTTCCAGTAGTAATAGACCTTTATGATACGTTTAAGAAGCTAATAAAGAGTTTGATTGGTTGGCTGTTCTTTAAGAAGAGATTCATCTTCATGGCAAGAAACCTGAATGTCCACTCTAGACTGGTACTTACCTCTACGGGGGTGCTTTTAGCTCTAGGAACGGTCTTATATTTCATCACAGAGTATAATAATTCATTGCAGCCGCACCCTACATTGTATGGGAAGGTGGTACAATCGTTTTTTGGTTCGGTTACACCAAGAACTGCTGGTTTTAATACCGTGGATATGGGTGGTTTGATGCAAGGGACTATCTTGATTTATCTTTTACTGATGTGGATTGGGGCTTCGCCAAGTAGTACAGGTGGAGGTATCAAAACCACTACGTTTACCATAGCTATTTCTAATATTGTGGCCTTGGCCAAAGGAAAAGAGCGAGTAGACCTTTTCAAAAGGGAGATTTCAAGTTCTTCTATTCATAGGGCTTTTGCAGTTATATTTCTTTCGCTTTTAATTATTGGTATGGCGGTTTTTCTGATTAGTACATTTGAACCACAGCAAGAACTTACCAAGATAGCGTTTGAGTGCTTTTCGGCTTATAGTACAGTTGGTTTGTCCATGAATTTGACACCTCAATTAGGTACCGCGTCCAAACTGGTTTTGATAGTGACCATGTTTTTAGGTAGGGTAGGTATGTTTACACTGTTGTTTGGAGTTTTTAAGAAAATTCAAAGCAGTTCGTATCAATATCCTAAGGAGAACGTTTTGATTATTTGA
- a CDS encoding NAD(P)/FAD-dependent oxidoreductase — MKVHIIGSGIIGLFSAYYLVKEGHEVEIIEQYDGEDGCSFQNAGMITPSHFIPLAAPGMVQKALKWMLDDASPFYVKPRFDLSMLNWSWKFMQSASQKKVDAAMPVLRDFLVESRALYLDLVSSNELAFDFEKKGLLLLCKTEHVLEGEAQVAAKAHDLGIKAEVLTRDGVHKLEPEALPDVLGGVFYPDDSHCNPQKLVGNLKSFLLKKGVKFLYNTKVVDAAINGNKVEKLQLQLQNNELKEIKVEKVVVAAGSWSEGLAKLFKLNIPMQAGKGYSFLQQQEASKKILHPTILCEAKVAVTPFMDNQVRFAGTMELAGINPNINKKRVRAIAQAGENFYGQVKVGMPKDADIWYGLRPCSPDGLPYVGKAKQLENVVVASGHAMLGISLAPITGQVVSKLILEKNVSQNIGLFDIHRFEK, encoded by the coding sequence ATGAAAGTTCATATAATAGGCTCTGGCATCATAGGTCTCTTCTCGGCTTACTACCTAGTTAAGGAAGGGCATGAGGTAGAGATTATTGAGCAATATGATGGTGAGGACGGCTGCTCGTTTCAAAATGCGGGTATGATTACGCCGAGTCATTTTATTCCTTTGGCCGCTCCAGGAATGGTTCAGAAAGCACTAAAGTGGATGTTGGATGATGCTAGCCCGTTTTATGTTAAGCCAAGGTTTGATTTATCTATGCTTAATTGGTCTTGGAAGTTTATGCAATCGGCCTCTCAAAAGAAGGTAGATGCAGCTATGCCCGTATTGAGAGATTTTTTGGTAGAAAGCAGGGCTTTGTATCTTGACTTAGTATCCTCAAATGAATTGGCTTTTGACTTTGAAAAGAAAGGTCTTTTGTTGCTTTGCAAAACCGAACATGTTTTGGAAGGGGAGGCTCAGGTAGCAGCTAAAGCTCATGATTTAGGTATAAAAGCGGAGGTTTTAACTAGAGATGGCGTTCATAAATTAGAGCCAGAAGCTTTACCTGATGTTTTAGGTGGCGTTTTTTATCCTGATGATTCTCATTGTAATCCTCAGAAGTTAGTTGGGAACCTAAAGAGTTTCTTGCTTAAGAAAGGTGTTAAGTTTTTATATAATACCAAAGTTGTAGATGCTGCAATAAATGGAAATAAGGTTGAAAAGCTTCAATTGCAACTTCAAAATAATGAACTCAAGGAAATTAAAGTAGAAAAAGTAGTGGTGGCTGCAGGAAGCTGGTCGGAAGGTTTGGCGAAGCTTTTTAAACTTAATATACCAATGCAGGCAGGGAAAGGCTATAGTTTTCTTCAGCAACAAGAAGCGTCTAAAAAGATTTTACATCCAACTATTCTTTGCGAAGCTAAAGTAGCGGTGACTCCTTTTATGGATAATCAAGTCCGTTTTGCGGGAACGATGGAATTAGCAGGGATTAATCCTAATATCAATAAGAAGAGGGTAAGGGCGATAGCCCAAGCGGGTGAAAATTTTTATGGTCAAGTAAAAGTAGGAATGCCAAAAGATGCTGACATTTGGTACGGATTAAGACCATGTTCGCCAGATGGATTGCCGTATGTAGGTAAGGCAAAACAGCTAGAAAACGTAGTTGTAGCTTCAGGACATGCTATGTTAGGCATTAGTTTAGCTCCAATAACTGGACAAGTGGTGAGTAAACTAATTTTAGAAAAAAACGTATCTCAAAATATAGGATTGTTTGATATTCATAGATTTGAAAAATGA
- a CDS encoding 4-hydroxyproline epimerase: MATHPLALEVSESFFVKRRLEGNLFYCIDAHTCGNPVRLVAHGGPALEGNNMSEKRQDFLKKYDWIRKGLMYEPRGHDMMSGSILYPPHKPENDVAVLFIETSGCLPMCGHGTIGTITMGLEYGLIKPKVKGKVRMEAPAGLVEISYTEDADGKVKSVRLTNVSSYLAKENIEVDFPPLGKLKLDVAYGGNYYGIVDPQENFNGLEHYKAEQLISWARELRALLRLSHDFTHPEDSSINGLSHIMWTGETIDPKSTARNAVFYGDKAIDRSPCGTGTSARMAQWAAQGRLKEGEVFVHESIIGSKFEGRIEGRTKLGDYDAIIPSIEGWAKVYGENLISINKDDDPYADGFQVI; the protein is encoded by the coding sequence ATGGCAACACACCCATTAGCATTAGAGGTTTCTGAAAGTTTCTTTGTCAAAAGGAGATTAGAAGGAAACCTCTTTTACTGCATTGATGCTCATACATGTGGTAATCCAGTTCGTTTGGTAGCACATGGTGGTCCAGCATTAGAAGGAAATAACATGTCTGAAAAAAGACAAGATTTCCTTAAGAAATATGATTGGATACGGAAAGGACTGATGTATGAGCCACGTGGCCATGATATGATGTCGGGAAGTATTCTTTATCCGCCTCATAAGCCTGAAAATGATGTGGCGGTACTTTTTATAGAAACGTCGGGTTGTTTACCGATGTGCGGTCATGGTACCATAGGCACTATTACAATGGGGCTAGAATACGGGCTTATCAAACCAAAGGTTAAGGGTAAAGTAAGAATGGAAGCTCCTGCTGGTTTGGTGGAGATTTCTTATACGGAAGATGCTGATGGAAAGGTAAAAAGTGTTCGATTGACAAATGTATCTTCCTATTTGGCAAAGGAAAATATAGAAGTAGATTTTCCGCCTTTAGGCAAGCTAAAGCTAGATGTAGCCTATGGAGGCAACTATTATGGGATAGTAGACCCGCAAGAAAACTTTAATGGCTTAGAACATTATAAAGCAGAACAATTAATCAGTTGGGCGAGGGAATTAAGAGCATTGCTTAGGCTGTCGCATGATTTCACACACCCAGAAGATAGCAGCATTAACGGATTAAGCCATATCATGTGGACGGGAGAAACTATTGACCCAAAATCCACGGCAAGAAACGCAGTCTTTTATGGTGATAAAGCCATTGATAGGTCTCCCTGCGGTACAGGAACTTCAGCCAGAATGGCTCAATGGGCTGCACAAGGAAGATTGAAAGAGGGCGAGGTGTTTGTTCATGAAAGTATAATAGGCAGTAAATTCGAAGGGAGAATAGAGGGGAGGACGAAGTTAGGAGATTATGACGCCATCATACCCTCTATAGAAGGTTGGGCAAAAGTGTACGGAGAAAATCTAATATCAATTAACAAAGACGACGACCCCTACGCAGACGGTTTTCAAGTGATTTGA
- a CDS encoding dihydrodipicolinate synthase family protein produces the protein MKPNWNGVYPAVTTNFNEDQSLDLGLFKTNIEKQMEAGVHGIIICGSLGENGTLTTAEKMTLVEASKEAIDGKMPLIMCIAECITSESVAFAQDCEKSGVEGFMLLPSMRYKADDRETLHYLHTVADATDLPVMAYNNPIAYGNFISIDMFKDLAQNAHFEAMKESTGDIRYLTEIINELGDRFKILSGVDNLAMESLIMGADGWVAGLVDAFPRETVVIYELVKQGRIEEAREIYRWFFPLLALDIGNKFVQKIKLAEAAVNMGTEWVREPRLPLVGEERAEVMAIIEKSLANRPVLPQL, from the coding sequence ATGAAGCCAAATTGGAACGGTGTATACCCCGCTGTAACCACAAATTTTAATGAAGACCAAAGTTTAGATTTAGGACTTTTCAAAACTAATATTGAAAAGCAAATGGAAGCTGGTGTTCATGGAATCATTATTTGTGGTTCTTTAGGAGAAAATGGAACACTTACTACCGCTGAGAAAATGACATTGGTAGAGGCTTCTAAGGAAGCCATAGACGGTAAAATGCCTTTGATAATGTGTATTGCAGAATGCATCACTTCAGAATCTGTTGCTTTTGCACAAGATTGTGAAAAGTCAGGTGTAGAAGGTTTTATGTTATTACCATCTATGCGATATAAAGCAGATGATAGAGAAACACTTCATTACCTTCATACAGTAGCAGATGCTACAGATTTGCCAGTGATGGCTTATAATAACCCAATAGCTTACGGAAACTTCATAAGCATTGATATGTTTAAAGATTTGGCCCAAAATGCACATTTTGAAGCCATGAAGGAGAGCACGGGTGATATTCGTTATTTGACGGAGATTATCAACGAATTAGGCGACAGGTTTAAGATACTTTCTGGGGTTGATAATTTAGCAATGGAAAGCCTTATTATGGGTGCTGATGGCTGGGTAGCTGGCTTGGTAGATGCTTTTCCTAGAGAGACCGTAGTGATTTACGAATTGGTAAAACAGGGAAGAATAGAAGAGGCAAGAGAAATTTATAGATGGTTTTTCCCTCTGTTGGCATTAGATATTGGAAACAAGTTTGTGCAAAAAATTAAACTTGCAGAAGCTGCCGTAAACATGGGAACGGAATGGGTTAGAGAGCCTAGACTTCCTTTAGTAGGGGAGGAAAGAGCAGAAGTAATGGCGATTATTGAAAAATCGTTGGCTAACAGACCTGTTTTACCTCAACTTTAA
- a CDS encoding CoA-binding protein: protein MTEKNTLILGASTNPTRYSYLAANRLARHKHPITLVGIKKGEVAGEVIQNSIDGIENIHTVTMYLGERNQLEYEDFLLALNPKRVIFNPGAENPSLMKRLEEQGVETLEACTLVMLSTGQF, encoded by the coding sequence ATGACCGAGAAAAACACACTAATTTTAGGTGCTAGCACTAACCCCACTAGATACTCTTATTTGGCTGCCAATAGGTTAGCCCGGCATAAACACCCCATAACTTTAGTAGGTATCAAAAAAGGCGAAGTTGCAGGAGAAGTAATACAAAACAGCATAGATGGCATAGAAAACATCCATACCGTGACTATGTATTTAGGGGAAAGAAATCAACTTGAATACGAAGACTTCCTTTTAGCCTTAAATCCTAAGCGAGTAATCTTTAATCCTGGAGCAGAAAATCCATCGTTGATGAAGCGTTTAGAAGAACAAGGTGTAGAAACTTTAGAAGCTTGTACGCTGGTAATGCTTTCTACTGGGCAGTTTTAA